Part of the Fusarium musae strain F31 chromosome 3, whole genome shotgun sequence genome, GGCGGTGATCGACATAGGCCTTGATGAAACGGCGTTGCTCATCCGGGGTGGGATATCGTCGCACATCGCACGCCCAAGGCACCGTAGCATCATGGTAGTTGTATGTCCATTCGTTGAAGTGATTGGCAAACTCAAGACCACGAGTATTAGGGCCCGCATATTCAAAGTCAATGACGATGAGTTGCTTGTGTTTGTTGGCAGCCTGAAGCAGGGGTGACTTTTCGTCATCCGGGCGAATGCGGAGGATATTTCCATATTGCGTCTGGAAACCTGTTAATGAAGAACTCTTAAGGCGTATTGCCATGAACTTACATCGCTGTGGGCAAAGACGAGACTGTCCTTGATCTCTCGTTGGCCCCCCTTGTAGAAACTGTTGAGATGAACTCTGTACTTGGTCATCATGTCCCTGAACTGAGGCCAAGGGGTGCCGCACACATAGCCTCTCGATTTCCAGGCATGCACCACAGAGTCGCGTCGACCGTTTTGGGCTTGAGCTTCCTTCTCGTACTCATTATCAAGGTAAGTTGCGATTCGCTCGACATTATCAAGCCATTGATCCCAACTCTTCCATGTTGCTGGTCCGCCTTCCCTCTCATGTGGGAGCAAATCAATACCATCGTGAAGCTCCCTCATTCGCTTAGCGATCTGACGGGACATGTCGGCATCTCGAAGGTCCGCCGGCGTAAGCGTGATAGAGTCAAAGTACTGCTCGAAACGACCATTCTTGAATGTTCCCAACAGACGAGGTCCGATTTTCTTGCGTGCCAATCTCTGCAGGACTGACAGTTCGTTGTCTCGGTCAATGAGATGCTCTACTTGTGGTCCATAGATGCGTAGAAGGACCTTTTTAGGCTTTCTTTTGCCCTCTGCCTCATCGATTTCCTTCGGTGGCGTGACGACGTAGACAGCGTTGGTCAAGGCACCACTAAGCCTCTCAACGGAGATCTTATCGCCGCCACCAAGGGGAATACGCCTCCATCCTTTGAGTCGCAATGTATGGGCAATGCGAATGATTTCGTTCTTGAAGCTAAGCCAGTattccttctccttatcaGCTTTTGTATCAGCATCAGCTGGATCctgatcttcatcatcggcggctCCACCTCCGTAGCTCATCGTCTTAGAGTTGTCAAGCCAGACATCGCAGCTGGGTACAACGGCATCCCCATCGGCATATTCAGTGTCGGAAGAAAGACCACGAAGAGAGGATCGAGATGGGACCTTTCGATGCTTGGGGCGGGATACTCTAGGAGTCAGATGAGGCAGAGAGTTGAGACCCATGTGAGATAAGGATTCCTCCAGAATACGCTGAAGCCGATCAAAAGAAATATCGCTTGAGTCAGAGTCGAGAGAATCGGAGCGAGGCCGTCCATTACTGCCTTGTGCGGGTGCTTGAGGTTCTGGAACGGCATCCGCGACAGTTTCTCCCTTCGTATCCTTAGTTGGCGATTTGGACTTGCGCCTGCGGTGCGttttcttggacttcttcgcGCGTGCCTTGGCCCGTTCATGCTCTAACCAATCTCCGACCTGGGCGAGTAGTTTCTCACTATAATACTGACCGCggtggccatggccatggccatggtggTGGTTCGAAGAGGGGTTCGAAGTAGGAGGTGTCTCTTCAGGCCGGCTGCCAGAAGGACTGTCGCTGAAGGAAGACCTAGAGGAGTTGttgggaagaggagagggcAGAGGTTTACCACTCAGGCGTCGTCTGAGGTTGGTAGGGAATTGCTTGGTAGGCTGGGAGTCATCCTCGAGAGTTTGAATTTCGGATTCGGGTTCGGCGATCTGGACAGCTGTGGTATATAAGCACTGAATCATTTTGGTTCAAACTTCTGGTAACAAAGCGCAAGAGCTGTATGCAAGACAAGATGCACAACAGATGAGAGAGATATCAGGGCATGATCAGACATGATCATGGGAGCGAAGCTACAGATTGTGTGTGTTCGGATATAGCATTCTTGCATCTGAACCCACGTCACAGTTCATGAATGCACACAGTGATTTCTCCCTCATCTGATATATTTTTGAGGAAAAGGAACTGCGCAATACAAACGCCGTCTGAAGCAAGGCGTTTCGGTCAAGACCAGGTTTCGACGTACCTTTAAGAGAGCCGCTCGAAGGACATGGGCGATCAACGTCATCTTCATTTTTGAGGGCAGAGCGCAATGGCTGATGCTGGGCAGACGAGCCGTTGACCGTGGGGCTCGGCACCGCAGACATGGCGGGGGGAGGAGGTTCTGCTTTCTGAAGAAGGGGTTTGAGCTACCCAAGAGAGTCGCAAGATATATGATGAACAATTTGCGCAGTAAAAAGTGTAGTAGGGAAATAAAGATGAGTCGCGGTGTGAGAAGAGTGAGAGGACCAAGGAGA contains:
- a CDS encoding hypothetical protein (EggNog:ENOG41), with the protein product MSAVPSPTVNGSSAQHQPLRSALKNEDDVDRPCPSSGSLKAVQIAEPESEIQTLEDDSQPTKQFPTNLRRRLSGKPLPSPLPNNSSRSSFSDSPSGSRPEETPPTSNPSSNHHHGHGHGHRGQYYSEKLLAQVGDWLEHERAKARAKKSKKTHRRRKSKSPTKDTKGETVADAVPEPQAPAQGSNGRPRSDSLDSDSSDISFDRLQRILEESLSHMGLNSLPHLTPRVSRPKHRKVPSRSSLRGLSSDTEYADGDAVVPSCDVWLDNSKTMSYGGGAADDEDQDPADADTKADKEKEYWLSFKNEIIRIAHTLRLKGWRRIPLGGGDKISVERLSGALTNAVYVVTPPKEIDEAEGKRKPKKVLLRIYGPQVEHLIDRDNELSVLQRLARKKIGPRLLGTFKNGRFEQYFDSITLTPADLRDADMSRQIAKRMRELHDGIDLLPHEREGGPATWKSWDQWLDNVERIATYLDNEYEKEAQAQNGRRDSVVHAWKSRGYVCGTPWPQFRDMMTKYRVHLNSFYKGGQREIKDSLVFAHSDTQYGNILRIRPDDEKSPLLQAANKHKQLIVIDFEYAGPNTRGLEFANHFNEWTYNYHDATVPWACDVRRYPTPDEQRRFIKAYVDHRPRFQGSNSTPRLAPSDSNVSSAMSTPLATPSNPPASSSSSIVEFMLDARVPPGGWSAAERANDERSDQRVRELLEETRQWRPANHAHWIAWGIVQAKIPGLDETIKEEDLLSPDEFDYLSYAQDRVMFFWGDCVRMGLAKREELPPLLQQSIKTVEY